TTCACCGCACTCTTTCAACCAATTTTTCAAATCCCAAAACTACTTATTGCGAAAATAAATAGACACTTTTTCCCCTGGTAGGCGAGGTTTCCTAACCTCGCCGGTGCGGAGTGTCCAATTAATTCTAAACCTTACCATAAATAAATACACCTATTTTCAAAACAAGCGTCTAAATTATTATTAAAAGTAGCTCAATATCAATAAGATCCCTTTTTCCGAAGGAGGCAATGTTTGTGGACGATCACCTATTTTCTTTTTCGGCATTCCGAAAACTCACTATTCTCTTTCTTATCGTCACGCTGTTTCAGATTAATAGCACCAGCATCAACGCTGAATCGCAAGATCACGAAGTTAAAGCGTATCGGACCTACCAAAGCATCGAAATCGATGGAGATTTAACAGAAGAAGACTGGAAACACGCAGAAGTAATTGACAGGTTTGTGCAAATTGAGCCCTACGAAGGCGAAATCGGTTCCGAATCAATGGAGGTCCGGGTTCTCTACGATAATGAGAACATCTACTTCGGCTTTACTTGCTTTGATTCGGATATATCAAAACTTGTTGCGAATGAGATGCGCCGCGATTCTCGGGACCTGCACGACAATGACACTGTGTTCTTGATACTCGACACATATAACGACCGGCGAAGCGGCTTTTTCTTTCGGATGAACGCGCTTGGGGCAATACAGGACAGAGCCGTAACGAACAGCGGCGACACGCTCAACGGGGATTGGGATGCAGTTGTGGCGTGTAAGTCGAAAATCAACGATACTCATTGGACATCCGAGCTTAGTATCCCATTTAGTCAACTCCGTTTTAAACAGAGCGATCAGATAGTGTGGGGTATGAACACCGGTCGCGAACTCGCGCGAAATCAAGAAGAGATGATATGGGCACCTGTTCCAGCGTCCTATGGGGGCATGGCAAAGTATCGGACCGCCAGCATGGGAAAACTCGTTGGGCTTTCAGGCGTTGCTCCGTCTCGAAATTTAGAAGTACTGCCATATATCCTGCCCGGTGTGACCCAAATTAATGGGAATGATGCAAGACTTGAAACCGAAGGACAATTCAAGGTAGGTTTTGATGCCAAATACGGCATCACGTCAAACCTGACCACTGACATCACTTATAACACTGACTTCGCACAAGTGGAAGCAGATGAGGAACAGGTAAATCTCACCCGATTTAGCCTGTTTTTCCCTGAAAAGCGTCCGTTCTTTTTGGAGGGTGCCGGTCTTTTCGATTTTGGGGTGCCCCGGACGAGTTTCCGCAGACCGCCACCAATGCTCCTTTTCTATAGCCGACGCATTGGGCTCGCTGAAGGAAACGCGATTCCGATTATATTTGGCGGAAAAGCGAGTGGTAAGGTCGGTTCCTACGGTGTAGGGTTCCTTAACGTCATGACAGACGAATATTACGATGCCGACCCGGTCGATGACCCAATTGACATCCCGCGTACTAACTATTCCGTGATGCGAATCACAAAAGACGTAGCTTCGGGTTCGCGTATCGGAATGATCGCTGTGAATAAGGACGAATTCGGGGATTACAATCGCGCAGGCGGTTTCGATTTTGAGTACCGTCCCAACGATAGCATGGACATCCGCGGCTTGTGGTCCCGTACATTTGAACCGAATGCGTCTGGACAAAATGATGCATGGTATATTGGTTCCAATTGGCGGCGTAATCGTTTTCGTCTGGAGGGTTCGTATACTGATATTGCCGAAGACTTCAACCCCGCTGTCGGATATGTGAGACGGACCGGCATCCGGCACTTCCGCGGTGAGATGCGTTGGACCCCAATGCCCCAAAAATTCGGAATTCGACAGATCTGGACCGGACCAGAGATGAACTATATCCTCAATCACGACAATGAATTAGAAGAATGGAACGTTTCCTATACCAATTGGTTTGAATTCGACTCTGGAGACTATATCCTTTTCAACGGCAGACGCACCTTCGAGCGACTCAACGAAGTCTTCGATTTTAGGGACGGCGTGGAAATTCCGATAGGCGACTACGCCTCTAACGCATATAGCGTCCGTGTCTCCACCAGTGATAGCCGTCCAATCAGCGCAACTCTCGGGGGCGGTATCGAGGATTTCTACAAAGGCGAAGTGCGTAGAGCCTATATCCAAACGACTCTTAAACCGAATCCGCATATAAGTTTGAGCGCACAATATCAATTTAACCAGGTGGTGGACCTACCAGAAGTGTATTTTACCGACGGGCAGCCCCGTCCTGTCTACGCCAACCTTTTCAGGGGTAGACTTGATTACTCTTTTTCCACGGCAATCTTCGCAAAACTCTTCGCACAATGGAATACTGACTCGAACGTTGTATCTACCAACTTCCTAATCAATTATATCTACCGTCCGGGAAGTGATTTTTATTTCGTATTCAATCAGACTTATGATACCGACGGTGCCACGAAGTCTACACTGTTGGATTCAACCGTTGTCGCAAAGATGACCTATTGGTGGAACCCATAATAGAAGTGCCAGAACCTATTCGATTAAGGGAATTTAGCTTTTTAGGACGGTGCCGAATCCGGACATTTCGCTGTAGAGGTAAGCTCCCTCTTGCGATTTTTTAATGAAAATGGGCAAAAAACGAAAATTGAGGGCCCCTCAAAGGAGGCAACGTTTGTGAACGAGTATCTATCTTCTTTACTACACTTTCAGAGACTTACAATTTTTTTGATTGCTGTTACGCTATTGAACGGTTTTGTTAGCGTCCACGCCGAACTGCACAACAAGCAGATTAAAGCATACCGTACCTACCAGAGCATTGAGATTGATGGCGATTTAACGGAAGAGGATTGGCAGCACGCAGAGGTTATGGACCGATTTATCCAAGTCGAGCCTTATGAAGGCGAAGACCTTTCCGAACCAATGGAACTCCGGATTCTCTACGACGATGAAAACATCTATTTCGGTTTCACCTGTTACGATTCGGAGATGTCCAAACTCATCGCCAATGAAATGCGCCGAGATTCACGCGACCTACACGAAAATGACAATGTTTTCGTACTATTGGACACATATAACGATAAACGGAGCGGCTTTTTTTTTAGGATGAATGCTCTTGGAGCAGTGCAGGACAGAGCCATTACGAACAGCGGTGATACATTTAACTCGGATTGGGATGCTGTCGTCGCATGCAAATCGAAAATCAATGATTCTTACTGGACGGCGGAACTCAGCGTTCCGTTTAGTCAACTCCGCTTTGAAAAGAACGATCCAATGACATGGGGCATCAATGCCGGACGTGGGATCGCGCGTTCACGAGAAGAAGCAATCTGGAACCCCGTCCCCTCCTCTTACGGCGGTAGAGCCAAATACCGAACAGCACACGTCGGAAGCCTCGTCGGATTAGAAGGGATCGCACCCTCCCGAAACTTAGAAGTTCTCCCTTATATTCTGCCCGGAATCGCCCAGGTCAGTGACGACGACGCAAACCTCGAAACGACCCGCGAATTTAAACTCGGTTTTGACGCAAAATATGGTATCACTTCAAACCTCACCGCTGATATTACCTATAACACAGACTTTGCCCAAGTTGAAGCAGATGACGAACAGGTAAATTTAACCCGATTTAGCCTCTTCTTCCCCGAAAAACGTCCGTTCTTTTTGGAAGGCGCAGGACTTTTCGATTTTGGAGTCCCGCGGACGAGTTTCCGCCGACCCCCACCGATGCTCCTCTTCTATAGTCGACGCATTGGACTTGCTGAAGGAAACGCCATTCCTATTATTTTCGGTGGAAAAACAACAGGTAAAATCGGATCTTACGGGGTTGGGTTTCTCAACGTCCTTACCGATGAATTCCACGATGACATTACCGATGATGATCCTGTCAATGTACCCCGAACGAACTTTTCCGTGCTTCGACTCACAAAAGACATTGCCGCGGGTTCGCGGGTCGGAGTAATTGGCGTCAATAAAGACGAATTCGGGGATTACAACCGCGCCGGCGGTCTCGACTTTGAATATCGACCCAGTGATCGTTTAAATGTACGGGGTATGTGGGCATTGACTGCCGAACCCGGGACGTCCAGTATGTTTGGGCAAAACAACTCTTGGTATCTCGGTTCCCAATGGCAGAGCAATGTTTTTCGTGTAGAGGGTTCATATACCGACATCGGCGAGGATTTCAATCCCGCCGTAGGATACGTCCGCCGTACCGGCATCCGTCATTTCCGAAGCGAGATGCGCTGGACACCAAGACCCCAAAAATTCGGGGTCCGGCAGGTTTGGACAGGACCCGAGATGAATTATCTGCTCGATCACGACAACAAAGTGCAAGAATGGGATATCTCCTATCTCAATTGGTTTGAGTTCAACACCGGTGACTATATCATGTTCAGGGGTAGGCGCAGTTTTGAGCGGTTGGACGAGATTTTCGATTTTCGGGACGGTGTAGAAATTCCGATAGGCGGCTACTACGCTAACACGTACAGTGTCCGTCTCTCCAGTAATGATAGTCGAGTAATTGGTGGAACGCTGGATGTCGGTATTGAGGATTTCTACGAGGGTGAAGTTCGCAGAGCATCTATAGAAACCGTCCTTAAACCGAATGGAAATATCGCTATGCGGGCAGAATACCAATTTAATCAGATCGTTGACCTGCCGGTAACTTACTTTACCGACGGAGAACCTCATCCTGTTTATGTCAATCTTTTCCGAGGTAGACTCGACTATTCCTTTTCCACGGAACTCTTCGCAAAAGTCTTTGCACAATGGAATACGGATGCAGACGTTGTGTCTATGAACTTCCTGGTTAATTACATCTATCGTCCGGGAAGTGATTTCTACTTCGTTTTCAATCAGACTTACGATACCGATGGCGCAACACAATCTACGCTATTAGACTCAACTGTTGTGGCAAAGATGACCTATTGGTGGAACCCATAGGATCAGAAACCAAATCCGTTGGATTATTGGACTCTAAAAAATTGACAAAAAAAAAGAAATGTGGTACAATTTGTAATTAAAGTATCTTTATACGCGAATAAAGCGTTTTTATATACAAATTGTGCCACATTCTATAGAGGCTATTAAACCTTCTCTTAGCATTTGATGTCAAAAATAAGTACGTGCGATCATAAATGGTTTTTAGTTTCTTGACGGACTCGTTTCAGTTAAATCTCTTAGAATCGGGTCCATATAGACAGGTTCCGAACCGAAATCATAGGTTCTTCTTTTTATAGGAGGAAGACAGATGAGTAGCAGAACTTCCGGCATGCTTAGTGAGATGCAGCAACGTCGGGCAGAGCGCAAAAAACCGAAGCGTTTTGTTGCACTGAAAAAGGTTTCGCTGGATACCAGTCAACAGCAAGGTATTTCCACTGCGCAAGCAAACGTAGTGAAGCATCCGATCACGCAAAAGCACGTCGGGCGGAGTTCCACAGCGTTTTCAGTAGCAATCGCATTTCACGTAATTATTGGGTTTGTTATTAGTGCTTTCTTTATCGCCGAGCAGATTGAAATGAATCAAGAGACGTTTGATATTAGCATCGTCACAGAAGAGCCAAAAACCAAGCGTCGACTCCGACGCAGAGAGACACCAAAGTTTGAAACAAAACCACAACAGCAGCAAGTTCTTATTCAGCGTCCGCTTGCGACCGCCACTTCACAATTGCCCTCAAGAGACGGATTCGTCATCCCGCAAGGCGCGGAAGCAACTGTTGACCTTTCAACACCTGGCGCGGATGAAGGTCCCAAAATGATAGAGGTCGAGCGAAATTTCGCCCAACCCGCGCGGTCATTGGAACCAGAGGCAAAGACACAGGGCTTTGAAATTCAGCGTGAAGCACCATCACTGATTAACAAGCTTGATGTCGGTGACTCATTAGAAGCAGGCCCCGGACTGGGGAGTGTCGATTTCGAACCTGAACCTGGTGTTGTTCCACCAGCAAGGAAGTACATTCCGGATCCGAAGGATTATTATCCAGATGCAGCAAAGAGAGCAGAGAAAGAAGGCAAGGTTATTCTGAAAGTGACTATCGACGAAAATGGTATTCCACGAGACATTGTAGCACTGACAAGCCTCGGGTTTGGATTTGAGGAAGCGGCAATTGAGATCTTAAAGAAGAGCACCTTTCGTCCCGCTACAAAAGGTGGAGAACCGATCAGTCTGGAAGTCGAAATACCCGTTGATTTCAAGCTTAAGGATAACTAAGAATACCACTTACTGATGTAGCGTCTCCGTCCTTACTTCAGGACAGAATTTACCCTATTTTCAGTAACCCCTTTGCTGCGAAATTCCGCACTAAATTGACAACAGATTGACGGGCTGTCTCAGCGATTTGCGTCTGTTCAAACGTCAGTGCTGCGATTTCCGCTTCCAGTGCCTCTGCCTCTGACCCAGACATGTTCTCAAAGAATCGATCGTGTACTGTAACGGGCGCGTTGTGCAACGCAACCGCTAAGGTTTGCTTGTCGAGTACTTTTAGGACGGTTTTAATCGCCTCGTTCTCCAATTCACCTAAACCCTCAAAGGTAAACAGTTGTTCAGAGACACTATCTACCATCTTGGGGTTTTTTTCTGCCAAAGTTTCCAACAACTGATTCTGTTCCGCTACATCCATGTAGGATAATAATTTGGCAAGGTTTGTTGTGCCTTTCCCTAAGAAAGTGGTTTGCTGGAGTGTCTCCTTAATTTTAGCGATATGCTCATGCCATATTTGAGTTGCACGTTCAGCATCAATGACCTCTGTAGCAGTTATCTGCTCAGCAATACTCACCTTCCTGTCGAAGGGTAACTGCGCGAAAAGTTTCCCGGCGTATGCAGCAAGAGCATTGCCGATGAGGTCACTCTCCAAGTGGGCACACATCACAAAAAACACAGCAGCATCGGTGTCGTCTACATTTTGGAGCGCTGTCAAAACAACTTGTGGATGGGTCTCATCAAGCAAAACCACCAATTCTTTTAGCGCAGCTTCATCTAAAAGCGGAGACATCGCCTGTGCGTCTGTATTAGGAAGTGACACCTCGTACCCCCTTTTCGCCTGCGACCACTTCACCGATGAGGTAGGTAGACTCTCCTGACGCATTGAGAGACGATAGCGCAATATCAATATCATCTGGCGAAAGGACGACCACCATCCCAACTCCCATATTGAAAACCCTATACATCTCTGCGTCTTCAACGTCCCCTTTTGCCTGTAAAAACGAAAAAATAGACGGAATCTCCCACGTCCCTTTTTGGATTTCGGCTACACAGTCATCGGGTAGAATCCGCAGCACATTCGCCGGGAGCCCACCACCGGTGATATGCGCCAGTCCTTTAATCTGACATACCTCGCGGAGTGCCAACACAGATTTTACATAACTCTTGTGGGACGCGAGGAGGGTGTCCCCAACCGTTTCTGAGAGTTCTGGTAGGTAAGTGTCAACGTCGTAGTT
Above is a genomic segment from Candidatus Poribacteria bacterium containing:
- a CDS encoding energy transducer TonB, producing MSSRTSGMLSEMQQRRAERKKPKRFVALKKVSLDTSQQQGISTAQANVVKHPITQKHVGRSSTAFSVAIAFHVIIGFVISAFFIAEQIEMNQETFDISIVTEEPKTKRRLRRRETPKFETKPQQQQVLIQRPLATATSQLPSRDGFVIPQGAEATVDLSTPGADEGPKMIEVERNFAQPARSLEPEAKTQGFEIQREAPSLINKLDVGDSLEAGPGLGSVDFEPEPGVVPPARKYIPDPKDYYPDAAKRAEKEGKVILKVTIDENGIPRDIVALTSLGFGFEEAAIEILKKSTFRPATKGGEPISLEVEIPVDFKLKDN
- a CDS encoding DUF5916 domain-containing protein → MDDHLFSFSAFRKLTILFLIVTLFQINSTSINAESQDHEVKAYRTYQSIEIDGDLTEEDWKHAEVIDRFVQIEPYEGEIGSESMEVRVLYDNENIYFGFTCFDSDISKLVANEMRRDSRDLHDNDTVFLILDTYNDRRSGFFFRMNALGAIQDRAVTNSGDTLNGDWDAVVACKSKINDTHWTSELSIPFSQLRFKQSDQIVWGMNTGRELARNQEEMIWAPVPASYGGMAKYRTASMGKLVGLSGVAPSRNLEVLPYILPGVTQINGNDARLETEGQFKVGFDAKYGITSNLTTDITYNTDFAQVEADEEQVNLTRFSLFFPEKRPFFLEGAGLFDFGVPRTSFRRPPPMLLFYSRRIGLAEGNAIPIIFGGKASGKVGSYGVGFLNVMTDEYYDADPVDDPIDIPRTNYSVMRITKDVASGSRIGMIAVNKDEFGDYNRAGGFDFEYRPNDSMDIRGLWSRTFEPNASGQNDAWYIGSNWRRNRFRLEGSYTDIAEDFNPAVGYVRRTGIRHFRGEMRWTPMPQKFGIRQIWTGPEMNYILNHDNELEEWNVSYTNWFEFDSGDYILFNGRRTFERLNEVFDFRDGVEIPIGDYASNAYSVRVSTSDSRPISATLGGGIEDFYKGEVRRAYIQTTLKPNPHISLSAQYQFNQVVDLPEVYFTDGQPRPVYANLFRGRLDYSFSTAIFAKLFAQWNTDSNVVSTNFLINYIYRPGSDFYFVFNQTYDTDGATKSTLLDSTVVAKMTYWWNP
- a CDS encoding DUF5916 domain-containing protein, encoding MNEYLSSLLHFQRLTIFLIAVTLLNGFVSVHAELHNKQIKAYRTYQSIEIDGDLTEEDWQHAEVMDRFIQVEPYEGEDLSEPMELRILYDDENIYFGFTCYDSEMSKLIANEMRRDSRDLHENDNVFVLLDTYNDKRSGFFFRMNALGAVQDRAITNSGDTFNSDWDAVVACKSKINDSYWTAELSVPFSQLRFEKNDPMTWGINAGRGIARSREEAIWNPVPSSYGGRAKYRTAHVGSLVGLEGIAPSRNLEVLPYILPGIAQVSDDDANLETTREFKLGFDAKYGITSNLTADITYNTDFAQVEADDEQVNLTRFSLFFPEKRPFFLEGAGLFDFGVPRTSFRRPPPMLLFYSRRIGLAEGNAIPIIFGGKTTGKIGSYGVGFLNVLTDEFHDDITDDDPVNVPRTNFSVLRLTKDIAAGSRVGVIGVNKDEFGDYNRAGGLDFEYRPSDRLNVRGMWALTAEPGTSSMFGQNNSWYLGSQWQSNVFRVEGSYTDIGEDFNPAVGYVRRTGIRHFRSEMRWTPRPQKFGVRQVWTGPEMNYLLDHDNKVQEWDISYLNWFEFNTGDYIMFRGRRSFERLDEIFDFRDGVEIPIGGYYANTYSVRLSSNDSRVIGGTLDVGIEDFYEGEVRRASIETVLKPNGNIAMRAEYQFNQIVDLPVTYFTDGEPHPVYVNLFRGRLDYSFSTELFAKVFAQWNTDADVVSMNFLVNYIYRPGSDFYFVFNQTYDTDGATQSTLLDSTVVAKMTYWWNP